Genomic segment of Kibdelosporangium phytohabitans:
CAGGCTCCGCGCGAGGCCACGCAGCACCTCGGTCTCCCGCGGGGTGAGGGCGTCCAGCTCCGGCGGCGCCGGTCGCGGTGACGTACGCGCGAAACGGCTCACCAGACGCCGAGTCACCTGCGGATCGATCAGGCCCTGCCCGCGGTACGCGAGCCGGACGGCGTCGAGGAAAAGCTCCGGTGCGCTGTCCTTGAGCACGAACCCCACCGCGCCGGACTGCAACGCCCCGAAAAAGTACTCGTCCACGTCGAACGTGGTCACCGCGACCACCGCGGGCTCGGGCCGCACGGTGACCAATCGCTTGATCGCGCCGATGCCGTCCATGCCCGGCATCCTGATGTCGGTCAGGACCACGTCCGGTGTCCGCCGTCGCGCCAGCGCGACCAGTTCGACGCCGTCCACGGCGGCCCCGATCACGTCGATGTCCGGCTCACCCGACAGCAGCAGCCGCAAACCGTCCCGTGCGGCTTCCTGGTCGTCCGCGATGAGGACCCGGATCACAGTTCCCCCAACGGGATCATCGCCCGCACGCGCCACCCCCTGTCACCGTGTGGCCCGGCGTGCACTGTTCCGCCGAGCTGCGCCGTTCGCTCACGCATACCGCGCAATCCGTTTCCTTCCTTGGGGTCCGTGGCTTTCCCGGAGCCGTCGTCGTCCACTGTGATCAGCAGTTTGTGCTGCCGGACGCCGATGGTCACGGCGGCCTGGCTGGCTGACGTGTGACGAGCGACGTTGCTGAGCGCCTCTTCGACGATCCGGTACGCGACCGTTTGGACGTTCCCGGGCGGGGCGACGCCACCGAGGTCCAGGCTGATCCGCACGGGAAGCACGCCACGCGTCCGGGCGGCCAGCATGTCCAATTGGACAAACCGGGCTGGCCGTCTTCGCGTAGCACGTGCACGAGCGAGCGCACCTGGCCGAGCGCCTCCCCGGCGAGGTCGGCGATCGCGCCGAGCGCGCGGCCGGTGTCCACCGCGGCTTTGCGGCTGCCCAGCGCCCGCAGCCGGATCGCGCTCAACTGGTGTCCCACGAGGTCGTGCACGTCCCGTGCCACGCGATCGCGCTCGTGCGCCTGTGCCCTCTCGGCTTCGGCCGCGACGAGCAACCGCGTCCGATCGGATTGCAGGCGCAGTGCGTGACCGAGACTGATGGGCAGGGCCGCCAGCCCCACGGAAGTGAGCACATTGGACGGAACCATGGGCTCGCCCGGCAACGCGGCGACCACGAGCATCCACACCGCCGCGCCGACTCCGAGCACCATCCGATGGCGGCGCAGGTGAAAGGCGGCGGAGAACACGGCCACCAGGACCGCCCACGGCGAGATGGCCGCCCCGGTCCAGAGCGCGCCGAGCGTCAGCAGACCCGTGACCGCGGCTGAGGTGAGCGGTGCCCGTCGCCGCCAGACCAGGGGAACGCAGCTCGCCAGTGTCCACAGCACCACGGCCGGGTTCAGCGCCGAGGTCCGGCCCGACATCCCGGCCAGGATGTCGAGCGCGGGAAGCGCGAGCAGGAAGACGAACACGCCGGCGGCGATCAGCGCGTCCTGCGCCCGCGGTGTCATGGATCGCACTCTTTCCCCGTTCGAGTATGCCGTGCGGCGGATGCGCCGCCGCGCGTCCGGTGCCAGCGTGGTGGGCGAGCAGGTGGGGATGCCTGTGACCGCAGACTAGGAGGAGCTTCCCGGATGGCAAGCCGGAGGGCACTCGTGCTGGGCAGTGTCGCGATCGCGACGCTGGCGACGGCGGGTTCTGGGCAGGCGCGGCCCGCCGCGTTGGATTGGCGTGACTGCGGCAACGGTGCCGAGTGCGCGACCTTGACCGTACCGGTCGACTGGGCCGATCCGCGTGGCCCCAGCACCAGTATCGACGTGGTGCGCGTACCGGCGAAGGACCCGGCACGCAAAATCGGTACAGTGGTCGCCAACCTGGGCGCGGGAAACAGCACGAACTCGATCACCGGACCGCGCCCGCCGCAGATCCGGAGCTGGCTGGACGGCCTCACCGAGCGGCTGGACGTGGTCGTGTTCGACCCACGCGGACTCGGCCGCACACCGATCAGCTGCCCGCGTCCCGCCGCGTCGATCGCCGGCCTGGTACGTCACCAGGACAAGGCAGCCTGGGACGCGCACGCCCGGGAGAACGCGGCCTACGACACCGGATGCAGGCAAACCGCCGGACCGGCGTTCGCGGGCCTCGACTCGTGGCAGATGGCGCGCGACCTGGACGCGATCCGTGCGGCGCTGGGGGAGACGAAGCTCCGGTACTTCGGCAATTCCTACGGCACCACCTACGGACAGGCGTACGCCGAACTGTTCGGTCCGAGGCTGCACAGCATGTACCTCGACGGCGTCGCCGACCACACGCAGACCCGCCTGAGCGACTGGCTGACCAACTACGCACTTACCCAGGAAGGACAGTTGCTGCGTTTCCGTGAATGGTGTGATCGCACGCCTTCGTGCCCGTTGCGTGGCCAGGACGCCGCGAAAGCCTGGGACGACATCGTCGCGACGGCAGGTCGTACACCGATCCCGGCAGGACCAGGCCGCGTCGCGACAACGGGAGAGCTGTTCGCGAGTGCCCTCGTCGGCATGAACCCACCGAGGTGGCCTGCCTTGGCAAAGGCGATCGCCAAGGCACGGGCAGGCGATGCCGGCGACTTCCACACCGTGCTGCGGTACCCGCCCGACGGCCCGGCAGGTCACGTGCAGAGCGCGACACTGTGCCATGACTACATGCCTGTATTGCCGACGTACTCCCAGTTCCTTCGCATCGAGCGCCACCTGAAGGCTGTCGCACCACGCTTCGGCTGGATCGAGGGCCGCTTCGAACTCGGGCGCTGCGTCGGTATCCCCGGCGAGCCTGCCTATCCACCGCGTCCCTTGTCAGCGCCCGGCACACCACCTGTGCTCGTGGCCATCGGAGAACTCGACAACAACACCAACCACCTCGGCGCAGCACACGCCGCGGCCCAGTTCCCCGAAGCTCGAACGATCCGGCACGGCGACGGACACGCCGCGACCCTGCTGGACAACACGTGCCTTCGTAAGCACAGCAACGCTTATCTCATCGACGGCACGCTGCCCGCGCCAGGCACTCGCTGTCCTAGTGAGCTGGTGCCGGGGTGAGGTCGAGCAGTTCGCCCGGCGCGAGTACCCGGGTGGTCACGCCGAGACGTGCGGCTTCCGCCACGAAGCTGCCCGAGGGATCGTCGACCTGCTCGTAGACGCCTTCGGCGTTGAGCGCGTCGTAATGGATCGGTACGGCGAGCCGGGTGTTGAGGAGGCTGGCGGCGACAGCGGCCTGCTGCGGCGTCATGTCCGCCGGTAGCGGGCTGGCGGGTGTGCGGTGCGGGAACGTGCAGATCACGCCGTTCGTCGGCAGGAACACCGCGTCGAACGGGCCGCAGCGCATCGCGATGTGCCACCAGTAGCCGTGGAACACCGTGTCGCCGCCGTGGAAGATCCGCACGCCGTCCGCCTCCAGCACCCAGGACACCTGGGTGTCGCCGAAGCCGTCGACGGCGGGCACCGCCGTGGCACGGAACGGGCCGCGGTCCACCGATTCCCACGGCTCGACCACGCGGCCGACCAGGTTCTGCGCGGCCAGCCCGGTTTCGGCCATCGCCGTGCCCGCTACTTCCAGCGGGCTGCCTGTCATCGGGGCGGGCCGCAGGAACAGGCCGTCGCCGGCCAGTGCGGCGGCGAGCGTGACGGGGTCGGTGTGGTCGTCGTGCAGGTGGGTCACCATGGCCAGGTCGACGGGGCCGTCCGGGGCGAGCAGGGGAGTCAGCGGGGGACCGACGTACTTCTCCAGTCCGGACATGTCGACCACGGCGTCGATCACCGCCTTGTGCCCGTCCGCGTCGATCTCCAGTCCCGCCCAGCCCAGGCTGCGAATCCGCATCGGTGTGTCCCTTCAGAGTCGGTTCGACAGCGAATATAACGAACGATCGTTCGTAAGTTAAGTGGGGTAGACTGCCGGACATGAGCCCACGCCGATCCGCTCAGGACACCATCGCCACCCGGGACAAGATCGTCGCCAGGGCCCGGCTGCTCGCCGCGAGCGACGGGCTGGAGGGCATCACGATCGGCAGGCTCGCCGACGCCCTCGGTATGAGCAAGGCAGGCGTGATCGGCCACTTCGGCACGAAGGAAACCCTCCAGGTGGCGACGCTCGACGCCGCCGTCGCGGTGTTCCAGCACGAGGTGATCGACCGCGTCACGGGCATGCCCCGGGGCATCGAACGGCTGCTGCGGCTCTGCGAGGCCTGGCTGGACTACCTGGCCGACGGCCGCGTCTCACCCGGCGGCTGCTTCCTGACCGCCGCCGCCAGCGAGTTCGACGGACGCCCTGGCCCCGTGCACGACGCCGTGGCCGAGTCCGGCGCCCGCTGGCTGAGGTTCCTGGAAGCCGAAGCACGCGCCGCGGTGGCCGCCGGGGACCTGCCCGGCGACACGGACCCCGGGCAGATCGCCTTCGAGCTCAACGGCATCGCCGCCGGTGCCAACCAGGTGATCCAGCTGCACCACGACCTGACGGCCCGCGACCGCGCCTGGCGCGCGATGCGCCGGATCTGCGGCCGGGACCGCTGAACTTCGGTTACGTTGGGGACATGGCGCTGCGGGCTGAACAAGCGCCCGGCTGGCAGGTCGCCTTCCCGGCGGACCGGCCCGGGTACGACGGCGTGGAGCTGGCCGGCTACCACGACCGCGCCGGGCAGGGCCTGGACATGCGGGTACTGCCCGAGCCAGGCGTGACCATCGTGCTGCTGCTCGACGGCGAGATGCGGGTCGACGAGGCCGGCCCGGTGAGCGTCGGCATCGCCAGCGGGATCGGCGTCAACTCGGCCCGGGTGCACGGCCGTGACGTGGCCTGTGTGGACATCCACCTCTCGCCGCTCGCCGCGCACTCGGTGCTCGGCGGGGTGATCGCCGACCTGGCCGGGACGGTCGTCGGCCTCGAGGACCTGTGGGGCGCCGAGGCCCGTCGCCTGGCCGCATCGCTGGCGGGTGCCGGCCAGTGGGACGCCCGGTTCGGTGTGCTGCGTGCCGCGCTCGCCGAGAAGTTGCACGCCAACCGTTGCGTCGACAGGGAAG
This window contains:
- a CDS encoding response regulator; protein product: MIRVLIADDQEAARDGLRLLLSGEPDIDVIGAAVDGVELVALARRRTPDVVLTDIRMPGMDGIGAIKRLVTVRPEPAVVAVTTFDVDEYFFGALQSGAVGFVLKDSAPELFLDAVRLAYRGQGLIDPQVTRRLVSRFARTSPRPAPPELDALTPRETEVLRGLARSLSNAEVADELGIAAGTVKVHVERILAKLGVATRVQAVIHAHKYGLVTWTD
- a CDS encoding TetR/AcrR family transcriptional regulator, which produces MSPRRSAQDTIATRDKIVARARLLAASDGLEGITIGRLADALGMSKAGVIGHFGTKETLQVATLDAAVAVFQHEVIDRVTGMPRGIERLLRLCEAWLDYLADGRVSPGGCFLTAAASEFDGRPGPVHDAVAESGARWLRFLEAEARAAVAAGDLPGDTDPGQIAFELNGIAAGANQVIQLHHDLTARDRAWRAMRRICGRDR
- a CDS encoding sensor histidine kinase, encoding MDLGGVAPPGNVQTVAYRIVEEALSNVARHTSASQAAVTIGVRQHKLLITVDDDGSGKATDPKEGNGLRGMRERTAQLGGTVHAGPHGDRGWRVRAMIPLGEL
- a CDS encoding alpha/beta fold hydrolase: MASRRALVLGSVAIATLATAGSGQARPAALDWRDCGNGAECATLTVPVDWADPRGPSTSIDVVRVPAKDPARKIGTVVANLGAGNSTNSITGPRPPQIRSWLDGLTERLDVVVFDPRGLGRTPISCPRPAASIAGLVRHQDKAAWDAHARENAAYDTGCRQTAGPAFAGLDSWQMARDLDAIRAALGETKLRYFGNSYGTTYGQAYAELFGPRLHSMYLDGVADHTQTRLSDWLTNYALTQEGQLLRFREWCDRTPSCPLRGQDAAKAWDDIVATAGRTPIPAGPGRVATTGELFASALVGMNPPRWPALAKAIAKARAGDAGDFHTVLRYPPDGPAGHVQSATLCHDYMPVLPTYSQFLRIERHLKAVAPRFGWIEGRFELGRCVGIPGEPAYPPRPLSAPGTPPVLVAIGELDNNTNHLGAAHAAAQFPEARTIRHGDGHAATLLDNTCLRKHSNAYLIDGTLPAPGTRCPSELVPG
- a CDS encoding MBL fold metallo-hydrolase, with amino-acid sequence MRIRSLGWAGLEIDADGHKAVIDAVVDMSGLEKYVGPPLTPLLAPDGPVDLAMVTHLHDDHTDPVTLAAALAGDGLFLRPAPMTGSPLEVAGTAMAETGLAAQNLVGRVVEPWESVDRGPFRATAVPAVDGFGDTQVSWVLEADGVRIFHGGDTVFHGYWWHIAMRCGPFDAVFLPTNGVICTFPHRTPASPLPADMTPQQAAVAASLLNTRLAVPIHYDALNAEGVYEQVDDPSGSFVAEAARLGVTTRVLAPGELLDLTPAPAH
- a CDS encoding histidine kinase, translating into MTPRAQDALIAAGVFVFLLALPALDILAGMSGRTSALNPAVVLWTLASCVPLVWRRRAPLTSAAVTGLLTLGALWTGAAISPWAVLVAVFSAAFHLRRHRMVLGVGAAVWMLVVAALPGEPMVPSNVLTSVGLAALPISLGHALRLQSDRTRLLVAAEAERAQAHERDRVARDVHDLVGHQLSAIRLRALGSRKAAVDTGRALGAIADLAGEALGQVRSLVHVLREDGQPGLSNWTCWPPGRVACFPCGSAWTSVASPRPGTSKRSRTGSSKRRSATSLVTRQPARPP
- a CDS encoding helix-turn-helix domain-containing protein, producing MALRAEQAPGWQVAFPADRPGYDGVELAGYHDRAGQGLDMRVLPEPGVTIVLLLDGEMRVDEAGPVSVGIASGIGVNSARVHGRDVACVDIHLSPLAAHSVLGGVIADLAGTVVGLEDLWGAEARRLAASLAGAGQWDARFGVLRAALAEKLHANRCVDREVAFVWHELVASGGRRRISDLAAEAGWSRKRLWARFTAQIGITPKRASMIVRLSPAIDAIMAGTAPADVAVRHGYADQSHLTRDLKELSGYTPASLYREWHGGTFVQDAGG